Proteins found in one Limnothrix sp. FACHB-406 genomic segment:
- a CDS encoding helix-turn-helix domain-containing protein, with translation MKARFRYRIYPNRLQRLMLVKTFGCARVVYNDAIRLRQDLYQQGEKVSDTEIQKRVIT, from the coding sequence ATGAAAGCACGATTTCGCTACCGAATTTATCCCAATCGCCTGCAAAGATTAATGCTGGTGAAGACGTTCGGTTGCGCTCGTGTGGTCTACAACGATGCAATTCGGTTGCGTCAAGACCTCTATCAGCAAGGGGAGAAAGTTAGCGATACTGAAATTCAGAAACGGGTGATTACCCA